A genomic segment from Saccharomyces eubayanus strain FM1318 chromosome IX, whole genome shotgun sequence encodes:
- the UBP7 gene encoding ubiquitin-specific protease UBP7 codes for MHSHTTSFTPEYSNELLRRVRDLYHEDIKHYYPQLKLEKLLDLLEHTEYLIELYLDSMRHDRPNDALTAFIIGCYYVFLIIPQSLQFQTRNKSYSIYSDLKKMYENEMNMTNVVLMVKKEIGVVLDDSVKHVVGIEHRITKKRAFSVPGIDLSDQLASLSLDTVGSRGHLHKTSSTEEDADQSSPVWTAPNLEPNDQLKLALLPEVVPSPAFSESARKTSTPMRQSVLLEDVPYIYNDNENTSASLDQPFGEITADRSVTHRKDSYHSVYMVDSETFKSDNEDLLNVETDGFIQSLEILQKQSIITAPELFTILSNQSESEKLLLIDLRIPQRSSLNNIVAPNLVKIDPNLLWDKKTNTPVYQDDILEHLLKENENFVNRNKFQYIVCYSDVKTFMTMNFDYSFIFFYLLLTSQKTRLTTVPTALLGGYEKWKKTLHTYAQQYHIIIDDYLYRPYSQKAHHQQQQQQQQQQPSSQDSSSSKESSAKIPEPPSWKPPDLPIRLRKRPPPPLPVAMPTTPENPPPLPPKIMVHPHDNSQLRQPPIPAKQHVKKQQLNSNEIIQRKRQQQHRHYDQQLLQPQPQRVYHIPTIEQSSNVYVSLSITGLRNLGNTCYINSMIQCLFAAKVFRTLFISSNYKSYLQPSRGNRLHSPKLSNSLNMLFDKMYLNGGCSVVPTGFLKVVNQLRPDLKIPDDQQDTQEFLMILLDRLHDELSNQPHVANDYPNLLLYDADGLKVSNKEYKHWFDKNVIGNGISPIDDIFQGQMENSLQCKRCGYTTFNYSTFYVLSLAIPRRSTRLSKLGRPNEKRVKLEDCINMFTSDEVLSGENAWDCPHCGPTSSNSLSASASALENDSNIVKSKKKKSRFFTLHTRSKRRHLDFFGDGTNESTSNNPVNFERERSRSPFKMLGGGGKRSNSNTPFANSSNDANNFNDYKNKKLTTVKTINFVTLPKILVIHLSRFYYDLTKKNNTVITYPLILNIILKNNDTMKYRLFGVVNHTGTLISGHYTSLVNKDLEHNVDIGRSKWYYFDDEVVKADKKHGSDKNLKISSSDAYVLFYERVDD; via the coding sequence ATGCATTCACATACAACGTCGTTCACACCCGAGTACTCGAATGAGTTACTGCGAAGGGTCCGAGACCTGTACCACGAAGATATTAAGCACTATTATCCGCAGTTGAAGCTGGAGAAGCTGTTAGACCTGCTGGAACATACTGAGTACCTGATCGAGTTATATCTGGACTCGATGCGCCACGATAGGCCCAATGATGCGCTGACGGCATTCATCATTGGGTGTTACTACGTGTTCCTAATCATTCCACAATCGTTGCAGTTCCAGACACGAAATAAGTCCTACAGCATTTACAGTGATCTAAAGAAGATGTACGAGAACGAAATGAACATGACTAACGTAGTGCTCATggtgaagaaagaaatcgGAGTGGTTCTGGATGACTCGGTCAAGCACGTTGTCGGTATTGAGCACAGGATCACCAAGAAAAGGGCATTTTCTGTACCAGGCATTGATCTCTCAGACCAATTGGCGTCACTATCACTGGACACTGTAGGGTCGCGGGGACACCTCCATAAGACTTCGTctacagaagaagatgcgGACCAATCTTCGCCGGTTTGGACTGCACCAAACCTGGAGCCTAATGATCAATTGAAACTGGCTCTATTGCCCGAAGTAGTACCTTCACCAGCCTTCTCTGAATCAGCAAGAAAGACGAGTACTCCAATGAGACAATCTGTGCTACTGGAAGACGTGCCCTACATTTACAACGATAACGAAAACACATCCGCATCATTAGATCAACCGTTTGGCGAAATCACCGCGGATAGGTCCGTGACTCATCGGAAGGACTCCTACCATTCCGTTTATATGGTGGATAGCGAGACTTTTAAAAGTGATAATGAGGATCTCTTGAATGTCGAAACCGATGGGTTCATCCAGAGTTTAGAAATCTTACAAAAGCAAAGTATAATCACTGCGCCTGAATTGTTTACTATTTTATCAAATCAGAGTGAGAGTGAGAAGCTTCTACTTATTGATTTAAGAATTCCACAAAGATCTTCACTAAATAACATCGTGGCACCGAATTTGGTGAAAATTGATCCGAATTTGCTATGGGACAAGAAGACGAATACACCCGTTTACCAAGATGACATATTGGAGCATTTActgaaggaaaatgaaaatttcgTAAACCGtaataaatttcaataCATCGTTTGTTATTCAGATGTAAAGACCTTTATGACGATGAATTTTGActattcatttattttcttctatttgcTGCTGACTTCTCAAAAGACTCGTTTGACCACTGTACCTACTGCCCTGCTAGGCGGGTatgaaaaatggaagaaaaCTCTACACACGTACGCCCAGCAGTACCACATTATTATCGATGATTACTTGTATAGGCCCTATTCCCAAAAGGCACACcatcaacaacagcaacaacagcaacaacaacaaccaaGCTCCCAAGATTCCTCCTCTAGTAAAGAATCATCTGCAAAAATTCCCGAACCTCCTTCTTGGAAACCTCCCGATTTACCCATACGGTTAAGAAAACGCCCTCCACCACCACTACCTGTAGCAATGCCCACAACCCCAGAAAACCCGCCTCCTCTGCCCCCCAAGATAATGGTTCATCCACACGATAACTCCCAACTTCGACAACCACCAATACCAGCAAAACAGCATGTGAAAAAGCAGCAACTCAACTCCAATGAAATCATTCAAAGGAAGAGACAGCAACAACACCGGCATTACGACCAACAATTGCTCcaaccacaaccacaaAGAGTATACCATATACCGACTATTGAACAAAGCTCTAATGTATATGTCTCGCTTTCAATTACAGGCTTGAGAAACTTGGGTAACACTTGCTATATTAATAGTATGATTCAGTGCTTATTTGCCGCAAAAGTATTTCGTACACTATTTATTTCGTCTAACTATAAGAGCTACCTCCAACCATCGAGAGGCAATAGGTTGCATTCTCCAAAACTTTCTAATTCACTAAACATGCTTTTCGATAAGATGTACTTGAACGGTGGTTGTTCAGTCGTCCCAACGGGGTTTCTCAAGGTTGTTAACCAATTACGTcctgatttgaaaattccAGACGACCAACAGGATACGCAAGAATTTTTAATGATACTCCTGGATAGATTACACGATGAATTGTCCAATCAACCACATGTGGCAAACGATTATCCGAATCTATTATTGTATGATGCAGATGGGCTAAAGGTTTCCaacaaagaatataaaCACTggtttgataaaaatgtaATCGGAAACGGTATATCGCCTattgatgatatttttcaaggtCAAATGGAAAACAGTCTACAATGTAAAAGGTGCGGTTATACGACTTTTAATTATAGCACATTCTATGTTTTGTCACTGGCTATCCCAAGGCGCTCTACGAGATTAAGCAAACTCGGTAGACccaatgaaaagagagtTAAGCTAGAAGATTGTATCAACATGTTCACAAGTGATGAAGTGCTGTCTGGTGAAAATGCCTGGGACTGTCCGCACTGTGGACCTACATCGTCTAACTCTCTATCTGCATCCGCATCTGCATTAGAAAATGATTCTAATATTGTCAAAagtaaaaagaagaaaagtcGGTTTTTCACGTTGCATACAAGATCAAAGCGTCGTcatcttgatttttttggagaCGGTACTAATGAGAGCACTAGTAATAATCCTGTAAACTTTGAACGCGAAAGATCGAGGTCACCCTTCAAAATGCTGGGTGGTGGTGGGAAACGATCCAATTCTAATACGCCGTTTGCTAATAGCAGTAATGACGCTAATAATTTTAACGattacaaaaacaaaaaattgaccACAGTGAAAACGATAAATTTTGTGACTTTACCAAAGATTTTGGTTATCCATCTCTCTAGATTTTACTATGActtgaccaagaaaaacaacacCGTTATAACATACCCTCTGATACTGAACataatattgaaaaacaatgaTACTATGAAATATAGGCTATTTGGGGTGGTCAACCATACAGGTACGTTGATCAGCGGCCATTACACGTCATTGGTGAACAAAGATTTAGAGCATAATGTGGATATCGGGCGTTCCAAGTGGTATtattttgatgatgaagttgtCAAGGCGGACAAGAAGCATGGCTCTGACAAGAACTTGAAGATCTCGAGTAGTGATGCTTACGTTCTGTTTTATGAACGGGTTGACGATTAG
- the GUT2 gene encoding glycerol-3-phosphate dehydrogenase, with product MVAAMFSLTRRRAAAAVAAAATASGAAYWVASQGEGPLVHNDPSYMVQFPTAAPPQVGRRDLLDRLGKTHQFDVLIIGGGATGTGCALDAATRGLNVALVEKGDFASGTSSKSTKMIHGGVRYLEKAFWEFSKAQLDLVIEALNERKHLINTAPHLCTVLPILIPIYNTWQVPYIYAGCKFYDFFAGKQNLKSSYLLSKAATVEKAPMLTTDNLKASLVYHDGSFNDSRLNATLAITAIENGATVLNYVEVQKLIKDPASGKVVGAEARDVETNELVRINAKCVVNATGPYSDAILQMDRNPSGQPNSPLNDNSKIKSAFNQVAVMDPEMVIPSIGVHIVLPSFYCPKDMGLLDVRTSDGRVMFFLPWQGKVLAGTTDIPLKQVPENPMPTEADIQDILKELQHYIEFPVKREDVLSAWAGVRPLVRDPRTIPAGGKKGSATQGVVRSHFLFTSDNGLITIAGGKWTTYRQMAEETVDKVVEVGGFHNLKPCHTRDIKLAGAEEWTQNYVALLAQNYHLSSKMSNYLVENYGTRSSIICEFFKESMENKLPLSLADKENNTIYSNEENNLVNFDTFRYPFTIGELKYSMQYEYCRTPLDFLLRRTRFAFLDAKEALNSVHATVKVMGDEFNWSDKKRQWELEKTVNFIKTFGV from the coding sequence ATGGTTGCTGCAATGTTTTCACTGACTAGAAGAAgagctgctgctgctgttgctgccGCCGCCACGGCGTCCGGGGCAGCGTACTGGGTGGCGTCGCAGGGCGAAGGGCCCCTGGTACACAATGACCCGAGTTATATGGTGCAATTCCCCACTGCGGCTCCGCCGCAGGTGGGCAGGCGGGACCTGCTGGACCGGCTGGGCAAGACGCACCAGTTCGACGTGCTGATCATCGGTGGCGGGGCCACCGGGACCGGGTGTGCCCTCGATGCGGCCACCAGGGGCCTCAACGTGGCGCTGGTGGAGAAGGGCGACTTTGCGTCGGGCACGTCGTCCAAGTCCACCAAGATGATTCACGGCGGCGTGCGGTACCTGGAGAAGGCGTTCTGGGAGTTCTCCAAGGCGCAGCTGGACCTGGTGATCGAGGCGCTCAACGAGCGCAAACACCTCATCAACACCGCGCCGCATCTGTGCACGGTGTTGCCCATCCTTATCCCCATCTACAACACGTGGCAGGTGCCGTACATCTACGCCGGGTGCAAGTTCTACGACTTCTTCGCGGGCAAGCAGAACCTGAAGAGCTCGTATCTGCTGTCCAAGGCCGCGACCGTGGAGAAGGCGCCCATGCTGACCACGGACAACCTGAAGGCGTCGCTCGTGTACCACGACGGGTCGTTCAACGACTCGCGGTTGAACGCGACTTTGGCCATCACGGCCATCGAGAACGGCGCCACGGTGCTGAACTACGTCGAGGTCCAGAAACTGATCAAGGACCCGGCTTCGGGCAAGGTCGTGGGCGCCGAGGCGCGCGATGTCGAGACCAACGAGCTCGTCAGGATCAACGCCAAGTGCGTGGTCAACGCCACGGGGCCCTACAGTGACGCCATCCTGCAGATGGACCGCAACCCCTCGGGCCAGCCCAACTCGCCCTTGAACGACAATTCCAAGATCAAGTCCGCGTTCAACCAGGTCGCCGTGATGGACCCGGAGATGGTCATCCCCTCCATCGGCGTCCACATCGTCCTGCCCTCGTTTTACTGCCCAAAGGACATGGGCCTGCTTGACGTCAGGACTTCTGACGGCAGAGTGATGTTTTTCTTGCCCTGGCAGGGCAAAGTCCTGGCGGGCACCACCGACATCCCCTTGAAACAGGTCCCGGAAAACCCCATGCCCACTGAAGCAGACATCCAGGACATCTTGAAAGAACTGCAACACTACATCGAGTTCCCCGTCAAACGTGAAGACGTCCTTAGCGCCTGGGCGGGTGTCAGACCCTTGGTCAGAGACCCGCGGACAATCCCCGCCGGCGGCAAAAAGGGCTCTGCCACTCAGGGCGTGGTCAGATCCCACTTCCTGTTCACTTCCGACAACGGCCTGATCACCATTGCCGGTGGTAAATGGACCACTTATAGACAGATGGCCGAAGAAACCGTCGACAAAGTCGTCGAGGTCGGCGGGTTCCACAACTTGAAACCTTGCCACACAAGGGACATCAAGCTGGCCGGAGCAGAGGAATGGACGCAGAACTACGTGGCCCTTTTGGCCCAGAACTACCACTTGTCTTCCAAAATGTCCAACTACCTGGTCGAAAACTACGGGACCCGGTCCTCCATCATTTGcgagtttttcaaagaatccATGGAAAACAAACTGCCCCTGTCCCTAGCCGATAAGGAAAATAACACCATCTATTCCAACGAGGAAAACAACTTGGTCAATTTCGACACTTTCAGGTATCCCTTCACCATTGGTGAGTTGAAATACTCGATGCAATACGAATACTGCAGAACCCCCTTGGACTTCCTCTTGAGAAGAACAAGGTTCGCTTTCTTGGACGCCAAGGAAGCTTTGAACTCTGTCCATGCCACCGTTAAAGTTATGGGCGATGAGTTCAACTGGTCGgataagaaaagacaatGGGAACTCGAAAAAACCGTTAACTTTATCAAGACATTCGGTGTTTAA
- the ATG44 gene encoding mitofissin, with product MRNYMKRYLNVGESVYDYSVATCGSSTYFARK from the coding sequence ATGAGGAACTACATGAAGCGGTACTTGAATGTGGGGGAGTCTGTGTACGACTACTCTGTTGCCACGTGTGGCTCCTCGACTTACTTCGCTAGGAAGTAA